From Rhodovastum atsumiense, a single genomic window includes:
- a CDS encoding DUF4112 domain-containing protein: MTQATWRGSAPFSSVSSDRATLERLDRFATFLDSAVRVPGTGIRVGADAALGLVPGIGNLASTLLSAWLLREAWRLGVPVTLLLRMLGNIAFDSVVSAVPVAGNVLDVFWRANRRNVALLARHLDGRATRHHWRGTI, from the coding sequence ATGACCCAGGCCACCTGGCGCGGCAGCGCGCCGTTCTCCTCCGTGTCGTCCGATCGTGCCACGCTCGAGCGACTCGACCGGTTCGCGACGTTCCTCGACAGCGCGGTGCGCGTGCCGGGCACCGGCATCCGGGTCGGCGCCGATGCGGCGCTCGGCCTGGTGCCGGGCATCGGCAACCTGGCGAGCACCCTGCTTTCGGCCTGGCTGCTGCGCGAGGCCTGGCGGCTGGGCGTGCCCGTGACCTTGCTGCTGCGTATGCTGGGCAACATCGCCTTCGATTCGGTGGTCAGCGCCGTGCCCGTGGCCGGCAATGTCCTGGACGTGTTCTGGCGCGCCAACCGCCGCAACGTGGCGCTGCTGGCTCGCCATCTCGACGGCCGCGCGACGCGCCATCACTGGCGCGGGACGATCTGA
- a CDS encoding gamma-glutamylcyclotransferase family protein has product MRLFLYGTLVDPRRLAGFAGRALPRLPARLPGWRRVALPGGRWPSLRRGPGEVEGVVVTVDAATLRRLTAYEGPAYRLVRLWVRTARGGLPAYAWIAPGTTRRPWP; this is encoded by the coding sequence ATGCGCCTGTTCCTCTATGGCACCCTGGTTGATCCGCGGCGTCTGGCGGGGTTCGCCGGACGGGCTCTGCCGCGCCTGCCTGCGCGGTTGCCGGGCTGGCGGCGGGTGGCCCTGCCGGGCGGACGCTGGCCGAGCCTGCGGCGCGGGCCGGGGGAGGTGGAAGGGGTGGTGGTGACGGTGGACGCGGCGACGCTCCGCCGCCTGACGGCCTATGAGGGGCCGGCCTATCGCCTCGTGCGGCTTTGGGTGCGCACGGCGCGCGGCGGCCTGCCCGCCTATGCCTGGATCGCCCCGGGAACGACGCGCCGGCCCTGGCCGTGA
- a CDS encoding cob(I)yrinic acid a,c-diamide adenosyltransferase has product MAEEATARGTRVVTRRGDGGETSVGGGARVPKDAARVEACGAIDELGTILGMLRAGATEDAEVAAMLRRVQVDLFHVCADLHGVAGQDAALAVTEAPLLRIEQELAAMDAAMPRLANFILAGGTQAAALAHFARAVARRAERRVVSLAHAEPVNPEILRYLNRLSDFLFVLARRLNDNGNGDDLWAPRGIR; this is encoded by the coding sequence ATGGCGGAAGAAGCAACGGCGCGGGGGACGCGGGTGGTGACCCGCCGCGGCGATGGTGGGGAAACCTCGGTCGGCGGCGGCGCACGGGTGCCGAAGGACGCCGCCCGCGTCGAAGCCTGCGGCGCGATCGACGAGCTGGGCACGATCCTCGGCATGCTGCGCGCCGGCGCGACGGAGGACGCGGAGGTCGCGGCGATGCTGCGGCGTGTGCAGGTCGACCTGTTCCATGTCTGCGCCGACCTGCACGGCGTGGCCGGGCAGGATGCCGCGCTGGCGGTGACGGAGGCGCCGTTGCTGCGCATCGAGCAGGAGCTGGCGGCGATGGACGCGGCGATGCCGCGACTGGCCAATTTCATCCTGGCGGGCGGCACGCAGGCGGCGGCACTGGCGCATTTCGCCCGCGCCGTGGCAAGGCGGGCGGAACGGCGAGTGGTGTCGCTGGCGCACGCCGAGCCGGTCAATCCCGAAATCCTGCGCTACCTCAACCGGCTGTCCGATTTCCTGTTCGTCCTGGCACGGCGGCTGAACGACAACGGGAACGGCGACGACCTTTGGGCGCCACGCGGCATCCGCTGA
- a CDS encoding adenosylcobinamide-GDP ribazoletransferase has protein sequence MQRLTTEVRAVLAAAVFFSRLPVPRRPLLDAADLRRAACYWPLIGLVVGAAMGTCWAAARPWLAAPVAAGLAVAVGVLLTGALQEDGFADVCDGFGGGATRERVLAIMQDSCVGSYGMAGLVVMVGLRWQAMAALPGAILPATVLAAQAASRAWAVALMAVLPYARGEGSRARPVVGRKSAPRLALAAATGLAPFLLGVPLPALGAAALVWLGCVLWFGGRIGGYTGDCVGATQQVTELAILLAVLATA, from the coding sequence ATGCAGCGGCTGACCACCGAGGTGCGGGCGGTCCTGGCGGCGGCGGTATTCTTCAGCCGCCTGCCGGTGCCGCGCCGGCCGTTGCTGGACGCCGCCGACCTGCGCCGCGCCGCCTGTTACTGGCCCCTGATCGGGCTGGTGGTCGGCGCGGCGATGGGGACGTGCTGGGCGGCGGCGCGGCCCTGGCTGGCCGCGCCGGTGGCGGCGGGGCTCGCAGTGGCGGTCGGCGTGCTGCTGACCGGCGCGCTGCAGGAAGACGGCTTCGCCGATGTCTGCGACGGCTTCGGCGGCGGCGCCACGCGCGAGCGCGTGTTGGCGATCATGCAGGATTCCTGTGTCGGCAGCTACGGGATGGCAGGGCTGGTGGTGATGGTGGGGTTGCGCTGGCAGGCGATGGCGGCGCTGCCGGGGGCGATCCTGCCAGCCACCGTACTGGCCGCGCAGGCCGCCAGCCGCGCCTGGGCGGTGGCGCTGATGGCGGTGCTGCCCTACGCCCGCGGCGAGGGCAGCCGGGCGCGGCCGGTGGTGGGGCGGAAGAGCGCGCCGCGCCTGGCCCTGGCCGCGGCCACGGGGCTGGCGCCATTCCTGCTTGGCGTGCCGCTGCCGGCACTCGGGGCGGCTGCCCTGGTCTGGCTGGGCTGCGTGCTGTGGTTCGGCGGGCGGATCGGTGGCTACACGGGCGATTGCGTGGGGGCGACGCAGCAGGTGACGGAGCTGGCGATCCTGCTGGCAGTGCTGGCGACCGCCTGA
- a CDS encoding DnaJ domain-containing protein, which produces MVFLLLGLIALLVFMGALGAFSRAQVASIKQLLIWVAAIGGLLLSVLLLFTRGPAGLTVLLLLGPLLWSWVGEDWLRQRRSAARGGPAGRTVGGAMSRQEAYAVLGLAPGASDAEIRAAHRRLMRAAHPDSGGSDWLASRINQARDVLLG; this is translated from the coding sequence ATGGTGTTCCTGCTGCTCGGCCTGATCGCGTTGCTGGTGTTCATGGGGGCGCTTGGCGCGTTCTCGCGGGCGCAGGTGGCCAGCATCAAGCAGTTGCTGATCTGGGTTGCCGCGATCGGCGGGCTGTTGCTGTCCGTGCTGCTGCTGTTCACCCGCGGGCCGGCCGGGCTCACCGTGCTGCTGCTGCTCGGCCCGCTGCTGTGGAGCTGGGTGGGGGAGGACTGGCTGCGCCAGCGGCGCTCCGCCGCTCGGGGCGGCCCGGCCGGGCGGACCGTCGGCGGGGCGATGAGCCGGCAGGAAGCCTATGCCGTGCTCGGCCTCGCCCCGGGGGCAAGCGATGCGGAGATCCGGGCCGCGCACCGGCGGTTGATGCGCGCGGCGCATCCCGATTCGGGGGGATCGGACTGGCTGGCCTCGCGCATCAACCAGGCCCGGGACGTGCTGCTGGGATAA
- a CDS encoding DedA family protein, producing MDALVAFVQANAEWAAPIGFLIGFFKALAFVSLVVPGLTILVAIGALVGASDIAFVPVWLGVSCGAALGDWASYVIGYRLKDRARDIWPLSRRPELLPRAERFFARWGTMSVVLCRFFSPMRATVPLLAGMCEMRFWPFQIANWVSALLWAGVMLGPGTMLADWLR from the coding sequence ATGGACGCGTTGGTGGCATTCGTGCAGGCGAATGCCGAATGGGCGGCGCCGATCGGGTTCCTGATCGGGTTCTTCAAGGCGCTGGCCTTCGTGTCGCTGGTGGTGCCTGGCCTGACCATCCTGGTGGCGATCGGGGCCCTGGTCGGGGCCTCCGACATCGCGTTCGTGCCGGTCTGGTTGGGGGTGAGTTGCGGCGCGGCGCTCGGCGACTGGGCGAGTTACGTGATCGGCTATCGCCTGAAGGACCGGGCGCGCGACATATGGCCGCTCAGCCGCAGGCCGGAGCTGCTGCCGCGGGCCGAGCGCTTCTTCGCGCGCTGGGGCACGATGAGCGTGGTGTTGTGCCGGTTTTTCAGTCCGATGCGGGCCACGGTGCCGTTGCTGGCGGGGATGTGCGAGATGCGGTTCTGGCCGTTCCAGATCGCCAACTGGGTGTCGGCGTTGTTGTGGGCCGGGGTCATGCTGGGTCCCGGCACGATGCTCGCGGACTGGCTTAGATAG
- the galU gene encoding UTP--glucose-1-phosphate uridylyltransferase GalU: MMKPLRKAVLPVAGLGTRFLPATKAMAKEMLPVVDKPLIQYAVEEARAAGIEQFCMVTGRGKTALVEHFDIAYELEATLRERGKTAELEALKEQQLPPGSIATVRQQEPLGLGHAIWCARAFIGDDPFAILLPDDLVLAETPCTKQLADAYYQTGGCVVAVTEVPHDQTNRYGILDVASDDGRLVEVKGLVEKPKPEVAPSNLSIIGRYVLLPQVLEHLSRMERGAGNEVQLTDAMAKLIGHVPFHGLRYEGRRFDCGDKAGFLEAQIAFALKRPDLGPAVRAFLKNYVSEIA, encoded by the coding sequence CTGATGAAACCCCTGCGCAAGGCCGTCCTTCCCGTCGCGGGCCTGGGTACGCGCTTCCTGCCCGCCACCAAGGCGATGGCCAAGGAGATGCTGCCGGTCGTCGACAAGCCGCTGATCCAGTACGCGGTCGAGGAGGCGCGGGCGGCGGGCATCGAGCAGTTCTGCATGGTGACCGGCCGCGGCAAGACCGCGCTGGTCGAGCATTTCGACATCGCCTACGAGCTCGAGGCGACGCTGCGCGAGCGCGGCAAGACGGCCGAGCTGGAGGCGTTGAAGGAACAGCAGCTCCCGCCGGGCTCGATCGCCACGGTGCGTCAGCAGGAGCCGCTCGGGCTCGGCCACGCCATCTGGTGCGCGCGCGCCTTCATCGGCGACGATCCCTTCGCCATCCTGCTGCCCGACGACCTGGTGCTGGCCGAGACGCCCTGCACCAAGCAGCTCGCCGACGCCTATTACCAGACCGGCGGCTGCGTGGTGGCGGTGACCGAGGTGCCGCACGACCAGACCAACCGCTACGGCATCCTCGATGTCGCCTCCGACGACGGCAGGCTGGTCGAGGTGAAGGGGCTGGTCGAAAAGCCGAAACCCGAGGTGGCGCCTTCCAACCTGTCGATCATCGGCCGCTACGTGCTGCTGCCGCAGGTGCTGGAACACCTCTCGCGCATGGAGCGCGGCGCCGGCAACGAGGTGCAGCTGACCGACGCCATGGCCAAGCTGATCGGCCACGTGCCCTTCCACGGGCTGCGCTACGAAGGCCGGCGCTTCGATTGCGGCGACAAGGCCGGTTTCCTGGAAGCCCAGATCGCCTTCGCGCTGAAGCGCCCCGATCTCGGCCCGGCCGTGCGCGCCTTCCTGAAGAACTACGTCAGCGAAATCGCCTGA
- the pgmG gene encoding phosphoglucomutase/phosphomannomutase PgmG — protein sequence MSFIHCFDPTVLREYDIRGIVGRTLHEADAFAIGRCFGTMVARSGGTTVAVGYDGRVSSPLLEPQLVAGLKASGIEVIRIGRGPTPMLYFAAATLETGGAIMVTGSHNPPDYNGFKMMLGGKPFYGAQIAAIGSMAASGDVVEEAEGKERSVDIVPQYIARLVSDWDGGDRTLNVVWDNGNGAAGEVLQRLVGSLPGSHVVLFPEIDGTFPNHHPDPTVPKNLVQLIAEVRRRGADIGIAFDGDADRIGVVDDSGEVMFGDQLLVVLARDVLKQHPGATVIADVKASQVLFDEIAKAGGQPLMFKTGHSLIKAKMAEIGCPLAGEMSGHIFFADHWYGFDDALYAAIRLLGIIARGESTLSSVRAALPQVINTPELRFDCDDRRKFEVIREVAARLKAEGAKLSDIDGVRVQTPDGWWLLRASNTQAVLVARAEASSPEGLERLKAALVGQLTQSGVAAPDFSGENAGH from the coding sequence ATGAGCTTCATACATTGCTTCGACCCGACCGTGCTCCGCGAGTACGACATCCGCGGCATCGTCGGCCGGACGCTGCATGAGGCCGATGCCTTCGCGATTGGCCGCTGCTTCGGCACCATGGTGGCGCGCAGCGGCGGGACCACCGTGGCCGTCGGCTATGACGGCCGCGTCTCCTCGCCGCTGCTGGAGCCGCAGCTGGTGGCGGGGCTGAAGGCGAGCGGGATCGAGGTGATCCGCATCGGCCGCGGCCCCACCCCGATGCTGTATTTCGCCGCGGCGACGCTGGAGACGGGCGGGGCCATCATGGTCACCGGCAGCCACAACCCGCCCGACTACAACGGCTTCAAGATGATGCTGGGCGGCAAGCCGTTCTACGGGGCGCAGATCGCGGCGATCGGCAGCATGGCGGCGTCCGGCGACGTGGTCGAGGAAGCCGAGGGCAAGGAACGCAGCGTCGACATCGTGCCGCAATATATCGCCCGGTTGGTCTCCGACTGGGACGGCGGCGACCGCACGCTGAACGTGGTGTGGGACAACGGCAACGGCGCCGCCGGCGAGGTGCTGCAGCGACTGGTCGGCTCGCTGCCGGGCAGCCATGTCGTGCTGTTCCCCGAGATCGACGGGACCTTCCCCAACCACCATCCCGACCCGACCGTGCCGAAGAACCTCGTGCAACTGATCGCCGAGGTGCGCCGGCGTGGCGCCGATATCGGCATCGCCTTCGACGGCGACGCCGACCGCATCGGCGTGGTGGACGACAGCGGCGAGGTAATGTTCGGTGACCAGTTGCTGGTGGTGCTGGCGCGCGACGTGCTGAAGCAGCATCCCGGCGCCACCGTCATCGCCGACGTCAAGGCGAGCCAGGTGCTGTTCGACGAGATCGCCAAGGCCGGCGGTCAGCCGCTGATGTTCAAGACCGGACACAGCCTGATCAAGGCGAAGATGGCCGAGATCGGCTGCCCGCTGGCCGGCGAGATGTCCGGGCACATCTTCTTCGCCGACCACTGGTACGGCTTCGACGACGCGCTGTACGCGGCGATCCGGCTGCTGGGCATCATCGCCCGCGGCGAGAGCACCCTCTCATCCGTGCGTGCCGCCCTGCCGCAGGTGATCAACACACCCGAGCTGCGCTTCGACTGCGACGATCGCCGCAAGTTCGAGGTGATCCGCGAGGTCGCCGCGCGGCTGAAGGCGGAGGGCGCGAAGCTGTCGGACATTGACGGCGTGCGCGTGCAGACGCCGGACGGGTGGTGGCTGCTGCGGGCTTCCAATACCCAGGCGGTGCTGGTGGCACGGGCCGAGGCGTCGAGCCCGGAAGGGCTGGAACGGCTGAAGGCGGCGCTGGTGGGTCAACTGACGCAGTCGGGCGTGGCGGCACCGGATTTCTCGGGCGAGAACGCCGGGCACTGA
- a CDS encoding NADP-dependent malic enzyme, producing the protein MDEDFRKAALDYHRLPRPGKLQVEPTKRMASQRDLALAYSPGVAAACQEIAADPDTAHDYTARGNLVAVISNGTAVLGLGNIGPLAGKPVMEGKAVLFKKFAGIDVFDIEVAETDPDRFVDVVAALEPTFGAINLEDIKAPECFEIEAKLRARMAIPVFHDDQHGTAITVAAAVRNGLVLQGKRLEEVRLVTSGAGAAAMACVDLLVAMGLRPEHVTLTDIKGVVHAGRNDLTPRMRFYARDTGAQSLEDVLEGADVFLGLSAPRVLKPEWLGRFAPKPLILALANPEPEILPEAVRAARPDAIVATGRSDYPNQVNNVLCFPFIFRGALDSGATTINEAMKLAAVEAIAELARVEASEVVAAAYGDAPVFGPEYIIPKPFDPRLILQIAPAVARAAMESGVARRPIADFAAYQRELERFVFRSGQLMRPVFERAKTRPARVVYAEGEDERVLRAVQTLVDDDMARPILIGRRSVIAQRVRELGLRMDLDQSVRVLDPAGDDAIFAPLIAEYQRLVARRGVPPESARRRLRTRPTVAASMLLHAGMADAAICGGSGDWWRHMQYVMQVIPKRPDATRIYALSCLILPAGVIFICDTHMNIDPNAEQVAEMTLMAADAVRAFGLSPKAALLSHSSFGASKAPGARKMREALALVRERAPELEVDGEMHADAALSEAIRQRLVPESRLRGAANLLVMPGVDAANIAFNLLKAAGDGLPVGPLLLGMSRPVHVVPPSVTARGILNVSALAALESQAARAGAS; encoded by the coding sequence ATGGACGAGGATTTCCGGAAGGCGGCGCTGGATTATCACCGGCTTCCGCGGCCGGGAAAGCTGCAGGTCGAACCCACCAAGCGGATGGCGAGCCAGCGCGACCTGGCGCTGGCTTATTCGCCCGGCGTGGCCGCTGCCTGCCAGGAAATCGCCGCCGATCCCGACACGGCCCATGACTACACCGCCCGCGGCAACCTGGTCGCGGTGATCTCCAACGGCACGGCCGTGCTCGGGCTGGGCAATATCGGCCCGCTCGCCGGCAAGCCGGTGATGGAGGGCAAGGCGGTCCTGTTCAAGAAATTCGCCGGCATCGACGTGTTCGACATCGAGGTCGCCGAGACCGACCCCGATCGCTTCGTCGATGTGGTCGCGGCGCTGGAACCGACCTTCGGCGCGATCAACCTGGAAGACATCAAGGCCCCCGAGTGCTTCGAGATCGAGGCGAAGCTGCGGGCGCGGATGGCGATCCCGGTGTTCCACGACGACCAGCACGGCACGGCCATCACCGTCGCGGCGGCGGTGCGCAATGGGCTGGTGCTGCAGGGCAAGCGGCTGGAGGAGGTGCGACTGGTCACCTCCGGCGCCGGCGCCGCCGCCATGGCCTGCGTCGACCTGCTGGTGGCAATGGGGCTGCGTCCGGAGCACGTCACCCTGACCGACATCAAGGGCGTGGTGCATGCCGGGCGCAACGACCTCACCCCGCGCATGCGCTTCTATGCACGCGACACCGGAGCGCAAAGCCTGGAAGACGTGCTGGAGGGGGCGGACGTGTTCCTGGGCCTCTCGGCGCCGCGCGTGCTGAAGCCGGAATGGCTTGGCCGGTTCGCGCCGAAGCCGCTGATCCTGGCGCTGGCGAATCCGGAGCCGGAGATCCTGCCGGAGGCGGTGCGCGCGGCACGGCCGGACGCCATCGTCGCCACCGGCCGCAGCGACTATCCCAACCAGGTCAACAACGTCCTCTGCTTCCCCTTCATCTTCCGCGGCGCGCTCGATTCGGGGGCGACCACCATCAACGAAGCGATGAAGCTCGCCGCGGTCGAGGCGATCGCCGAGCTGGCGCGCGTCGAGGCATCGGAAGTGGTGGCGGCCGCCTATGGTGATGCGCCGGTGTTCGGGCCGGAGTACATCATCCCCAAGCCGTTCGATCCACGGCTGATCCTGCAGATCGCGCCGGCGGTGGCGCGGGCGGCGATGGAGTCGGGGGTGGCGCGCCGGCCGATCGCCGATTTCGCCGCCTACCAGCGCGAGCTGGAGCGCTTCGTGTTCCGCTCCGGCCAGTTGATGCGCCCGGTGTTCGAGCGCGCCAAGACCCGCCCGGCCCGGGTGGTCTATGCCGAGGGCGAGGACGAGCGGGTGCTGCGGGCGGTGCAGACGCTGGTGGACGACGACATGGCCCGACCGATCCTGATCGGCCGGCGCAGCGTGATCGCCCAGCGCGTGCGTGAGCTGGGGTTGCGCATGGACCTCGACCAGAGCGTGCGGGTGCTGGACCCGGCCGGGGACGATGCGATCTTCGCGCCGCTGATCGCCGAGTACCAGCGGCTGGTGGCGCGCCGCGGGGTGCCGCCGGAATCGGCGCGGCGGCGGCTGCGCACCCGCCCGACGGTGGCGGCCAGCATGTTGCTGCATGCCGGCATGGCGGATGCCGCCATCTGCGGCGGCAGCGGCGACTGGTGGCGGCACATGCAGTACGTGATGCAGGTGATCCCGAAGCGGCCGGACGCAACCCGCATCTACGCGTTGTCCTGCCTGATCCTGCCGGCGGGTGTGATCTTCATCTGTGACACCCATATGAACATCGACCCGAACGCGGAGCAGGTCGCCGAGATGACGTTGATGGCCGCCGACGCGGTGCGTGCCTTCGGGCTCTCGCCCAAGGCGGCGCTGTTGTCGCATTCCAGCTTCGGGGCTTCCAAGGCGCCGGGCGCGCGCAAGATGCGCGAGGCGCTGGCGCTGGTGCGCGAACGGGCACCCGAGCTGGAGGTGGATGGCGAGATGCATGCCGACGCGGCGCTGTCCGAGGCGATTCGCCAGCGGCTGGTGCCGGAGTCGCGGCTGCGCGGCGCTGCCAACCTGCTGGTGATGCCCGGAGTCGATGCCGCCAACATCGCCTTCAACCTGCTGAAGGCGGCGGGCGACGGTCTGCCGGTCGGGCCGTTGCTGCTGGGCATGTCACGGCCGGTGCACGTGGTGCCGCCGAGCGTGACCGCGCGCGGCATCCTCAACGTCAGCGCGCTGGCGGCCCTGGAATCGCAGGCGGCCCGCGCCGGAGCGTCCTGA
- the lipB gene encoding lipoyl(octanoyl) transferase LipB → MNQTASMDDVTISAEWRVSDQLTPYPLALDTMRTRVNAIRAGTAGELVWLVEHPPLYTAGTSASRADLQDPDRFPTYDAGRGGQWTYHGPGQRVAYVMLDLARPHGSVPARDVRAYVNALEEWLIRALDRFNVRGERRDGRVGIWVADHSAGTEAKIAAIGVRVTRWVSWHGIALNVEPDLSHFGGIVPCGIREHGVTSLHALGIPATMAEADSALIGAWKEVFGS, encoded by the coding sequence ATGAACCAGACGGCATCAATGGACGACGTGACGATTTCTGCGGAATGGCGGGTCAGCGATCAGCTCACCCCTTACCCCCTTGCCTTGGACACGATGCGTACCCGAGTAAACGCGATTCGGGCGGGCACCGCCGGCGAACTGGTCTGGCTGGTCGAACACCCGCCGCTCTATACCGCCGGGACCTCGGCTTCCCGCGCCGACCTGCAGGATCCGGACCGCTTCCCCACCTACGACGCCGGCCGCGGCGGGCAATGGACCTATCACGGGCCCGGCCAGCGGGTGGCCTATGTCATGCTCGACCTCGCCCGCCCCCATGGCAGCGTGCCGGCACGTGATGTACGCGCGTATGTGAATGCCCTGGAAGAATGGCTGATCCGCGCGCTGGATCGGTTCAACGTCCGGGGAGAACGACGCGACGGCCGCGTCGGCATCTGGGTGGCCGACCACAGCGCCGGCACCGAAGCCAAGATCGCTGCCATCGGCGTGCGCGTCACCCGATGGGTGAGCTGGCATGGCATCGCCCTGAACGTCGAACCGGACCTGTCACACTTCGGCGGCATCGTGCCCTGCGGCATCCGCGAACACGGCGTGACCAGCCTGCACGCCCTCGGCATCCCCGCCACCATGGCCGAAGCCGATTCGGCGCTGATCGGAGCATGGAAGGAAGTGTTCGGCAGCTGA
- a CDS encoding SEL1-like repeat protein, giving the protein MQSRADAPPPSPRPHTNGAAGSHGPGLNGHATSLGQIAARRLALTLAAEGKLTAAEQAGVMLRDGLGGPPDPEGALTHFEIAAAGGIVSAMLAAGAMLTAGNLVPVDHARAAQWYRTAAEAGDTEGMLAWAEAMRSGRGVPADPKQSEHWLRVAATAGSPEAAERLGVMLATSGGHRTETLELLRAATAAGRPKAAFELGHLLWGDGDSDEIFAALSIAAAAGHPEGTLWLGFCHAQGVGVREHPTTAFLYFEKAALLGVTRAKHQTGKCYEEGLGVGRNITKASGWYNEAARDGNAAAARRYAYLRDIYPVLTARKGEERVARRDYENALRIGPSAKNKAETAQLMLTSRDAVIVARGKEVLSEIARSGKAADLRLVANVALAAKLATEAGTWMRRATALGDAEAARELAAHLDAGRIKPADPGEAARVRRTAEESWRSEPGRGGSRGR; this is encoded by the coding sequence ATGCAAAGCCGTGCCGACGCGCCCCCGCCTTCCCCCCGGCCCCACACGAACGGCGCGGCAGGTTCGCATGGGCCTGGCCTGAACGGACACGCGACCTCGCTTGGCCAGATCGCCGCACGGCGTCTCGCCCTGACCCTGGCCGCCGAAGGCAAGCTGACGGCGGCGGAGCAGGCCGGCGTCATGCTGCGCGACGGGCTGGGCGGACCGCCGGATCCGGAAGGCGCCCTGACGCATTTCGAGATCGCGGCCGCAGGGGGGATCGTCAGTGCGATGCTTGCCGCCGGGGCGATGCTGACCGCCGGCAACCTCGTGCCCGTGGATCACGCCCGGGCAGCGCAGTGGTACCGGACCGCGGCCGAGGCCGGTGACACCGAAGGCATGCTGGCCTGGGCAGAGGCCATGCGGTCGGGCCGGGGTGTCCCCGCCGATCCGAAGCAAAGCGAACACTGGCTGCGGGTCGCCGCCACGGCCGGATCCCCGGAAGCGGCCGAGCGCCTGGGGGTCATGCTGGCGACCAGCGGCGGCCATCGCACCGAGACGCTGGAACTGCTGCGCGCCGCCACCGCCGCCGGACGACCCAAGGCAGCTTTCGAACTGGGCCATCTGCTGTGGGGCGATGGCGACAGCGACGAAATCTTTGCCGCCCTTTCCATCGCCGCCGCCGCGGGGCATCCCGAGGGCACGCTGTGGCTGGGCTTCTGCCACGCCCAGGGCGTCGGCGTGCGGGAACATCCGACGACGGCGTTCCTTTATTTCGAGAAGGCGGCCCTGCTCGGGGTCACCCGGGCGAAGCACCAGACCGGCAAATGCTACGAGGAAGGGCTCGGGGTCGGCCGCAACATCACCAAGGCCAGCGGGTGGTACAACGAGGCCGCCCGGGACGGCAATGCCGCCGCGGCCCGCCGCTATGCCTATCTGCGCGACATCTATCCGGTACTGACCGCCCGCAAGGGCGAGGAACGGGTGGCCCGCCGGGATTACGAGAACGCCCTGCGGATAGGCCCCTCGGCCAAGAACAAGGCGGAAACCGCGCAGTTGATGCTGACCTCGCGCGACGCGGTCATCGTCGCGCGCGGCAAGGAAGTGCTGTCCGAGATCGCCCGCTCCGGCAAGGCGGCGGATCTCCGCCTGGTGGCGAACGTCGCGCTGGCGGCGAAGCTGGCGACCGAGGCGGGAACCTGGATGCGCCGGGCCACCGCCCTCGGGGACGCCGAGGCCGCCCGCGAACTGGCCGCGCATCTCGACGCGGGCAGGATCAAGCCGGCCGACCCGGGCGAAGCCGCCCGCGTACGCCGCACCGCCGAGGAAAGCTGGCGATCCGAACCGGGGCGCGGCGGATCGCGCGGCCGCTGA